The genomic DNA CTCTCTGAGTGAAATCCTGCGAGGATCTGTGTCACATgaccaggtacacacacacacacacacacacacacacacacacacacacacacacacacacacaacacaccacaGAGGTAGAGTTGAATCTCGGGTAAACTCGTCGTTGCCTCCACAGGAAGTGTGCCATGATTGGCTGATGCAGCGGCGTGCTCTGCAGGACGCTCGCACACCTGAGAAGATGAAGAGAAACGAGTCGCTGGTCGCCAACGGCAACCTAAGTttagaggagaagaagaggaagatcCTGAGGTGTCTTCGTCGTCTGGAGGGACTTGGCGTCCTGAGACCACCTCAGACCGAAAACCAGATCTTGCAGATGATCGCCAAGGTGAccaatttcacacacacacacacacacacacacatttacagataCACACGTTTCTTGCTGAGCTTTTtggctgatgtttttatgacCGAAACTCTTAAACATTCATTCACGTATTTGGGCGTCTGGAGCTGAAAACTGTTCCGATGTGTCGATACTTTAACTAACTCGGTATTTAATAATACCGTTCTGTTAATGTGCTCACGCTCCCGCCGCAGGACATCCGTCAGCAGCGTCTGCACCGTCAGCGTCGGGGGGCGGAGCTGCAGAAGCTTCGTCAGACTCTCGGCAGTCTGCAGGCGAAGAGCAGATTCCAGAGTGAACAGGTGGACTACTACAGACAttacatcacttcctgtctggaCAACCTGACTGCCAAcaggtagacacacacacacacacacacacacggtcattatcatgatggtgatgatgacgaaGGTTCCTGTTAAATGgaccattaaaacatttttggatgaaTAACATTATGTTATTGATTGGATTGATTATTTATTGGAGATATTATACAAATATATTCACCGAGTCTTGgcgtgattttttatttatttttaaccttttttttttaccttactaCTCTGTGCGCCTTACAAATTGCTCCTCAggaacaaataaaatgtttttgaatttgaattgatGACGTTCTGtcgtctcatttagccactcgTTAGCGCCTTTTTTAAGACTCATCAAAGCTTTAAAGTTTACGTGTATTTGCTGActtattttatgtcgtagaaaaGAAAACGTAAAAGTCTCTTCAGCACAGACCAAAAACCTGCTCAAAAAACCCCGCTGACTCTGAGAGGAGGGGCCGCAGGAGCCGAAATTAACTGATTTCGGTTCGGTTTTAGGACTCGTTGCTTGTGTCCTTAATTTCGGAGCAGTGTTGCTGCCTTTGATGTCCTGTGATTCAGATTCAATTCAATCTTTATTTAGTCTCGATGGATCACTGAGAGCAAAATCTCATTTATGATGACGtcgagaaaaatacaaaaataaaaagcaaaagca from Plectropomus leopardus isolate mb unplaced genomic scaffold, YSFRI_Pleo_2.0 unplaced_scaffold944, whole genome shotgun sequence includes the following:
- the LOC121940823 gene encoding ras GTPase-activating-like protein IQGAP1, with protein sequence AASGPPGSHICLCSSGESSSSDPGSESSLSQSSKTEVSLTLTNKFDIFNESNDKPDARGLLLSTKQLIIDVIRTQPGDSLSEILRGSVSHDQEVCHDWLMQRRALQDARTPEKMKRNESLVANGNLSLEEKKRKILRCLRRLEGLGVLRPPQTENQILQMIAKDIRQQRLHRQRRGAELQKLRQTLGSLQAKSRFQSEQVDYYRHYITSCLDNLTAN